The Helianthus annuus cultivar XRQ/B chromosome 16, HanXRQr2.0-SUNRISE, whole genome shotgun sequence genome includes a window with the following:
- the LOC110915682 gene encoding glutamine synthetase nodule isozyme, translating to MALLNDLINLNLTDSTKKIIAEYIWIGGSGMDLRSKARTLPKPESDPKKLPKWNYDGSSTGQAPGEDSEVILYPQAIFKDPFRGGNNILVICDAYTPAGEPIPTNKRHAAAKIFSHPEVEKEVPWYGIEQEYTLLQKGINWPLGWPQGGFPGPQGPYYCGIGADKAFGRDIVDAHYKACLYAGINISGINGEVMPGQWEFQVGPSVGISAGDEIWAARYILERITEIAGVVVSFDPKPIPGDWNGAGAHTNYSTKSMREEGGYEIIKKAIEKLGLRHKEHIAAYGEGNERRLTGKHETANINTFKWGVANRGASIRVGRDTEKDGKGYFEDRRPASNMDPYVVTSMIAETTILL from the exons atggCCCTCCTCAACGACCTCATCAATCTTAACCTCACAGATTCCACCAAGAAGATCATAGCAGAATACATCTG GATTGGTGGATCGGGTATGGACCTTCGAAGCAAAGCAAGA ACTCTTCCAAAGCCAGAGAGTGACCCCAAGAAGCTGCCAAAATGGAATTATGATGGATCAAGCACTGGTCAAGCCCCAGGAGAGGATAGTGAAGTTATCCTCTA TCCTCAAGCTATTTTCAAGGATCCGTTCAGGGGTGGTAACAATATCTTG GTAATCTGCGATGCATACACACCGGCCGGTGAGCCAATTCCGACCAACAAGAGACACGCCGCAGCCAAAATCTTCAGCCACCCAGAAGTCGAGAAGGAAGTTCCATG GTATGGAATTGAACAAGAATACACCTTACTGCAGAAGGGCATCAACTGGCCCTTGGGCTGGCCACAAGGCGGTTTCCCGGGACCTCAA GGCCCATACTATTGCGGTATTGGTGCTGACAAGGCTTTTGGGCGCGATATCGTTGATGCTCACTACAAAGCTTGTTTGTACGCTGGGATTAACATATCTGGAATTAATGGTGAAGTCATGCCCGGTCAG TGGGAGTTCCAGGTCGGGCCATCTGTTGGCATCTCGGCTGGTGACGAGATATGGGCTGCTCGTTACATTCTCGAG AGGATTACTGAAATTGCTGGAGTCGTGGTCTCATTCGACCCAAAGCCTATTCCT GGTGACTGGAACGGTGCAGGAGCTCACACAAACTACAG CACCAAGTCAATGAGAGAAGAGGGAGGCTACGAGATAATAAAGAAAGCCATCGAAAAGTTGGGTCTTCGACACAAGGAGCACATCGCGGCATATGGTGAGGGCAACGAGCGTAGGCTCACCGGCAAACACGAGACCGCCAACATCAACACCTTTAAATGG GGTGTGGCGAACCGTGGTGCATCCATTCGTGTTGGGAGGGACACCGAGAAGGACGGAAAGGGTTACTTCGAGGACCGTAGGCCGGCTTCCAACATGGACCCATATGTTGTTACTTCGATGATCGCTGAGACCACGATTCTGTTGTGA